CTGCGTTGCACTATGCCATTCACTTTAATGGAATAGGTTTTCATCTCATAATCCAGTGTTTTATCCAAATTGCGTAAGCTTTTTTCAAAAGTATCGTTCAATATTGCTGTAACTCCTCCTTTAAAAAAAGTAGTGATTTTGGTAAAAATATCCAGCTGACCACGACTGTGCAGGGTTACTTTGGTACCGCCAACTGTATCCTTGAAGGTCCATGAAACGGTAGCTGTACTGCCGTTAAAATTCATTTTTTGCGAAAGGCTGTCATTTTCTTTGACAAAAACCGTTCTGATAGCTCCATCATCTGAACCATTTTCCCAAGAACAGTTTGCACCGGCACCAACCGTTTTGGCAGGATAAATAAATTTAATCGTATTGCCTTTAATCATATACGAACCAAAGGATTCCCAGTTTTTATAATCGTTAACATAATCAAAAACAGTAGCTCTACGGGCTTTTATTAAACTGCTTTTGGTTACTTTAAAATTTCCTTTTTGGGTAGCAACATAAACCGTTATGCCAATAAAAGCTAAAAGCACCAGCAGGAATATGTATTTCAAAATTCTCATGAATCGATTTTTTGGTGTCACAAAGTTATGAATTTAATGATAGGAAAATAGATTCGTTTTGATATTTACAGATTGTTTATATTTGTTTACAGCCAAATTCAAATTCATGAAAACCACCAGCGAACTTCGAGGCATTTTATTCAGACATTTAGACGGAATTACAACGGCTCCCACAGCTTATTCTCTACACAAGAAAGGAGTATTAGCTTATGTGGCAGAACAACAAAAAGTGTCTTTAACGCAATTGACTGAAAAGTTCAGCGCCAATGAAGGTTATCTCAACGTAGCCTTAAGGGTTCTGGCATCACAAGGCTGGTTGGTGCAAACGATAAATCCTAAAACCGACGAAGTCACTTTTGAGACTAATGCCAAAAGTACTATTGCATTTTCATTGATACCGCTATACGAAGATGTTTTCAATTTAATGCAGTTTACGGAACATTTTCATCCGCGAAAATTTGAAGTCGAGCCTTTTGAAATGCTCAACAATTTGTTTCAAAAATTCAAAGCCAATTTTGGGGTACAATTTTCAGATGATGACAACATTCGTGCTATACAAGAACAAATTTTATATCACATCGAAGGCAATCTGGCGGGCCCAACCATTGTAATGCTTGGCATGACGGGCATGTTTCATAAATACTTTATGGAAACCTCTTTCCGTCCCGAAGAGTTTCACAAAAATCCGGAATGCTTTAAAGAAATATTGGATTTTCTAACGCATTTAAATTGGTTTACCAAAAAAAATGACCATTACCAATTTACCGAAGCGGGCTTGTTTTATGCCAAAAGAGCCACAGCTTATGGTGTAACGGTTTCTTATATTCCAACGTTAAGAAAAATGGATGAACTGCTTTTTGGCAATCCCTCAATACTAAGAAATATTGGAGAACATGATACCGAATTGCATGTCGACAGAGAAATGAACGTGTGGGGCAGTGGAGGAGCACATGCCGAATATTTCAAAATCGTAGACCAAATTATCATCGAATTGTTTAACCGACCTATCGCCGAACAGCCAAAAGGAGTTTTAGATATGGGCTGCGGGAACGGAGCGTTTTTAGAACATATGTTTGATGTAATTGAACGCCAAACCAATCGTGGTAAAATGCTAGACGAACATCCGCTATTCTTAGTCGGAGTTGATTATAACGAAGCCGCTATAAAAGTGACTCGCGCCAATTTAATTAAGGCCGACATTTGGGCTAAAGTCATTTGGGGCGATATCGGAAGACCGCAACTTTTAGCCGAAACGTTGAAAGAAGAGTACAACATCGATCTAAAAGAATTGTTGAATGTCAGAACCTTTTTAGATCATAACCGCATCTGGGAAACCCCAAGGACAATAACGCCTAACAGAGTAAGTTCTTCAACCGGTGCTTTTGCACATCGCGGAAAAAGAATCAGTAATAATCAAGTCGAAGATAATTTATTGGAACACCTTAAAAAATGGGCACCATTTGTAGAAAAATTTGGTTTACTCTTGATAGAATTGCATACCATCGCACCCGAACTCACCGCTAACCATTTGGGTAAAACTGCCGCAACAGCCTATGATGCTACTCACGGTTTTTCCGACCAGTATATAGTAGAGATTGATGTATTGCACAAAATTGCCGCTGAAGCCGGATTATTCTCAGAGGATAAAGTATTTACCAAATTCCCTAATTCAGATTTAGCAACCGTAAGTGTCAATCTTTTAAAAGGAAGATAACTTAATGCTTCATCGTTACTTTGATAACAAACAACATCGCAATAAAAAGCAGAAAAGCAATCAGGATTTTATAACTTCCTTTATAAACCTTGTTGTGTAAGGCTTTGTCTTTTCCGTAAGCAAAATAAGTGGCGATTACAAAAGCTACAAAAAACAGTGCAGCGAATGTCCATTGACCGGTTGTGAACATTTATTTCAAATTTTCAACAAATTTACTCAAATGTATCGGAATGTTGTAATTTGCATTCACTTTAAATTTCAGAAAAATGCAAAAACAACTCAACGCTGTAAAAGAATTTCACACTGCCTTCGGATTGGGCGTAAGCCACGAAATGAGAGGGGATTTAGGCGAGCAAAAAAACCAACTTCGCTTTGATTTAATGAAAGAAGAAAACGAAGAATACTTAGAAGCGGTTCAAAACAATGACATCATCGAAATTGCCGATGCCTTGGGTGACATGCTGTACATTCTTTGCGGTACTATCTTAGAACACGGACTACAACACAAAATTGAAGAAGTGTTTGATGAAATTCAACGCAGCAATATGAGTAAACTAGGGGAAGACGGCAATCCGATTTACCGCGAAGACGGCAAAGTACTTAAAGGCCCAAACTACTTTAAACCAAGTTTTGAAGAAATTTTGAAATAGACCTTTATTTCCCTTTTTCTAAATCACTGATTAGATTTTTCAAACTGTCAACACTGATTCTTTTCCCTCTGATGATTTTGTCTTTGTCTAAAAGATAAATCACAGGAGTAGAGAAGACGTCATATTTTTCGACCGCATTGTTATAGTGGGCACCGTCGTATACATTGATCCAAGGTAATTGATGGTCAGCTATGTACTTCAAGTATTTTTCACCTTCATGCTGCATGTATACACTGAAAATCTTAATGTCTTTGTGCTCTTTCAGTAATTCGTTGTATACGGTAAGTAATTTGGGGATTTCTTTCTGACAGTGACTACAATCCACATCCCAAAAGATAAGTAGCGTATAAGCTGCTTTTACATCGCTCAGCTTGACAAACATTTTATTGACTGCATCGGCATTTTGGTAAAACACCTTGGTCATCTCTTCGCTGTTTTTAGCATTTTCAAATCCCATGGCTTTCATCTTGTCAAAATCCTCCGCCTTAATCATAAACAAGTCCTGAGCAGAAGCGCCTATTAATAATGGTTTAAGTTTATCGGCACGTTTAATGATGCGTTCAATAACATCATCTTCATAGGTGCCCTTGGCTTTGCCGGTTTTAAAATAAGTATCAGACATATATACAAATACTTTGTCTAGCCCCATGATTTCCGACGTTTCGTAAGCATAAGTAAAATGAGCTAGCAGTAATTTATAAAATAAACTCCCCGGTTCAGGTTTATTCATCATTCGGTTAATTTCCACACAAATTGAATCCGGTTGCGCTGGAATCAAAGTGTCAAAATACTTTTTAATTTTTTTATAGAAAAACGGATTACGAAAGGTACCCTCATCACGAAAATTAACTCCATCCCAATAATGCTTTTTATAATAAGTAAAAACAGCAACATCATCCGGCTTTCCTTCTTTGGTTTTCGGAACTTCTTTCAAAACCTTCTCCATCTTAATATTCACCACATCAGCAATATAAGCTCCTTTATTTTTGGCTAAGAAGTTTTCTTCATAATTGACTATGCCTTTTTCAAATTTCAATTGCAAATCAGTTAGTGCCAACGAGTCTTTTTTGGTTTGCAACACAGTTTTTTGTTTGACTTCCTGAAACTCTTTATTCTGTTGGGTAATAAAACGGATATAATCAAAAAAATCATTCTCCATAGCTGAATTTACGGCAGTAAGTGCAGTAAGAATGTTTTCACCGACTTCACTTTTAAGTTCCAGTTTTTGGGTAGTGTCATCAATAAAAAAATCAAAATAAATCGATTTCTGCTGACTCACTAACGAATAAATTCCTTTATCCAATTTGCGTTTACCTTTAAATACTATTTTACCGTTTTTTATACTGGTGCAAGTATCCTTAATCATGGTTTTATCCATTTGATAAAAAGTAAGATACGCCAAACTGTCTTTGCAGTTTTTCATAGTAATGGTAATCTCATAACCCGATTGTGCCGTGCTGTAGAGCGATACCATGCAAAATACAAAACCGAAAAGTAATTTTTTCATAAACAACTTGTTTTGAGTTCTAAAAAATTAAGCCAGTCAAAAATAATTTTTTTTTGAAATAAAGCAATGCCTCAAATTTTAAAGTTTCCTTAAAAAAGAAAAGAGATACGGTTAAGCATCTCTTTCTCATTTATTGTTAAGGGCAATTACGCCATGTTTTCTACATTGGCTTCGGCTAATTTGGCATAAGTACCATTAACCAATTTCTCTCTGATAGCATCAAATGCGGTAAGCGTTTCTTCGATATCAGCCAAAGTGTGCGAAGCGGTTGGAATCATTCGCAATAAGATAATCCCTTTCGGAATTACCGGATAAACCACAATAGACAAGAAGATACCGTAGTTCTCTCTTAAATCATTCACCATTACCATGGCTTCCGGAATAGAACCTTCTAAGTAAACCGGTGTCACACAAGTATTGGTATCGCCAATGTTAAAGCCGTGCGCTTTTAAACCGTTTTGTAACGCATTTACGTTTTCCCAAAGTTTGTCTTTTAAGCTCGGATTGTCACGCAACAATTGTAATCTTTTCAAAGCGCCAACCGTTTGAATCATAGGTAAGGCTTTGGCAAACATTTGTGAACGCAAATTGTATTTTAAGTAATCAATGATATCTTTATCAGCAGCTAAGAAAGCTCCGATACTAGCCATCGATTTAGCAAACGTTGAAAAGTAAACGTCAATTCCGTCCTGACAACCTTGCTCTTCTCCGGCTCCGGCTCCTGTTTTACCAAGGGTACCAAATCCGTGAGCATCATCAACCAACAAACGGAAATTGTATTTTTCTTTCATAGCTACAATTTCTTTCAACTTGCCTTGTTGACCACGCATTCCAAAAACACCTTCGGTAATGAATAAGATTCCACCACCGGTTTCCATTGCCATTTTGGTAGCACGCTGAAGGTTTTTCTCCATGCTTTCCAAGTCATTGTGTTTGTAGGTAAATCGTTTACCCATGTGCAAACGCACGCCGTCAATAATACAAGCGTGAGCATCTACATCATAAACAATGATATCATTTTTAGTAACCAAAGCATCAATAGCCGACATGATTCCTTGGTAACCAAAGTTTAGCAAATAAGCGGACTCTTTCATTACAAAAGCCGCTAATTCTTTTTCCAATTGTTCATGCGCATCAGTGTGACCACTCATCATACGGGCTCCCATTGGGTAGGCCGCTCCATATTTTGCCGCAGCTTCCGTATCGGCTTGGCGTACTTCCGGATGATTGGCTAATCCTAAGTAGTCATTCAAACTCCAGTTTAAAATATCTTTTCCGTGAAATTGCATTCTTGGGCCTAATTCGCCTTCCAATTTTGGAAACACATAATACCCTTCTGCTTGTGAAGCCCATTTTCCTAACGGACCTTTATTGTTTTGTATTCTTTCGAATAAATCTTTTACCATAATCACTTTGTGTTTAAGTCGGTGCAAAAGTAATTATAAATTTAGTTTACTCCTAATCATTATAATCAGAAAATTGTAAACTACAAATTGTTAAAAACCCCATTAAATCAAACCTTACACTAACTGACCAATAGCTTAATAATTTCAAATAAGGTGTCTTTATCCACTGGTTTTGATAAGTATTTATTCATCCCTATTTCAATAACACGGGTCTTTGTGGTCTCCATAACATCGGCCGTTAAAGCAATAATAGGTATTGATTTTTTGTCTTCACCCGCTTCTCCGTTTCGGATGGCTATAGTGGCTTCATAACCATCCATGATTGGCATTTGTAAATCCATTAGTATGATATCATAATCTTTTTGGATAAGTTTTTCAACACCTTCCTGACCATTATTGGCAAAATCAACCGTAGTATTCAGCCACTTTTTAGTAATCATTTTAATTACCATTTGATTCATAGCATTATCTTCTACTACTAAAATAGATTTGCCTTTTAGATCATAGTCGATTGGTTCCGGATGTATTTCAATTGGTTTTTGAACTTCAATGTTTTCATAGGTTAAATCAATGGTGACAACAGTACCTAAATTGATAGTACTGTCGACTTTAATTTTGCCATTATGTAAATTGATTAAATGCTTGACAATATAGAGCCCTAGTCCTAAGCCTCCGTATTTTCTTTTGTTATTGATACTGTCTTGTGAAAACGAATCAAAAATGCTCTTTTCTTTTTCTTTCGAAATCCCTACACCGGTATCACTCACTACAAAAGTCATTTGTACACTATTGTCTTCCTTTTTTTGGGCTTCTAGCTTAAATTTGATAAAACCTTCATGAGTAAATTTAACAGCATTACTCAAAATATTTTGAAGAATCTGACTCGTCCGAGCTAGATCACCTTTTACCATTTGAGGTAAATGCTCTCCTTTTAAAAAACTAAACTCAAGCCCTTTGTCTTTAGCTTGCCGAGCAAAATTATTAGCAATATGTTCTGCAGTAGTAACAATATCAAATTCGGCAAATTCAAGCTTAATTTCATCTTTTTCAATTTTAGAAAAATCTAAAATATCATTTATCGAGTTTAATAAACTATAGGTGGAATATTTGATGATTTGACTGTTACTTTTTATCTGTTCAACATCGGTGTCATTACCAATAACTTTTACCGTATTCAAAATAGCATTCAAAGGAGTACGCAATTCGTGACTGATATTAGATAAGAAATAAGATTTTAATTCATTCATTTCCTCAGATTTTTGAAGGGCTTCGGTTTGCAATTCTTCTCGTTCATTTTTTAGATTACGAATCAAATTAGCCATCGATAGCGAAAGAAAAATCACTTCCAATCCGGTTCCAAGTTTTGAACCATTTTCCGTCCAAAAAGTAAGAGGTAGTATACTGAAATTTTTAAGAATGAAAACAACAAAACCTGCTATAAGAAAGAAAATACCTGTTGCAAAAAAACGATCAATCTTTTTAGTTTTAATGAAAATAATAGCCTGTGATGCAATGATTAATAATAATAAAATTAGCCCAAATCCATTAACGAGCGGATAAGAATAAGCATGTTCAGGAAGTATAAAAAGTGATACTACCAGTAAAAAGTCTATAGCATATAAAACATAAAAAGCTTTGTCTATGTATTTGTTAATTTCCCAAATCTTTAAATACACTTGAGCATATCGGCCCAAGAAAAAATTAGCAAAACAGGCAAAAATTACGACCGCATGTATTGAAAACCAACCAGCATCCGGAGTTATAAATTTATAAAAGTAACCATCTATAGCAAATTGAAGCAATCCTATGAAAACAACGTAGAAGCTGTAAAAAAGGAAAGTTCTGTCTCTCATGGCAAAATAAAAGAAGAAATACAGAATTGCAGCAATAAGCAGTATTCCATAAAAAAAGCCAAAAACAAATTGTTCAAATGTTGTTTCTTCTAAAATATCCTCAGACGAATGAAGCACTAATGGCATAGAGAGCTGCTCACCATCACTTTTAACATGCAAATAATATTCTTGCATTTCGTTGGGTGCGAGATTTATTTTAAATATTGTCTTTCTGACTTTATAACTTCTTTGGTTAAACGGAATAGCATCTCCGCTTATGTATTTGGTTACACTGTTGTCATTTTTTAGGATAAATAATTGTGCAAAGTCAGTTATCGGTCTGGCTGTCTCCAGAAAGTAATTTAATTCATTAGAGGTTGAATTTTTTAATTTAAAACGTATCCAAATGTTGTGATTGGTAAATCCAAAGTCCATGTTTTCCATTGTCATTGGAGAAAACGTGAAGGCTTTGATATTTCTAATTTGATCCAATGACACATCAACTTTCCCTACATCAACATATTCGGCTTTGCTGTATATGGATGTTACCTTTTCAGGGTTTGAAGATTTTAGTATGTATTGGGCAGATATTTTTGGAGATAGAATGAATAAAATTAGTAAGCTAAAGAACGATATCCAATTATTTATAGCAATAGTTTTTCTCATGGGGGCTGTTTAGACAAAATAAATACGAAAATAGAAGAGGAGTGGTTTAAACAAATCTTAAAATAGTCAAAAGTTAGTATTTAATCGGGAAAAAATAATTTTTTGAAAGTAAAATCACAACTAACATGATGCCTCTAATTTATTTTTTGAGAACTGTACTACTTTTATTTTTACAGGCTTGATATTCTTTTCATCTTTGTCTTTCAATAATTAAATTTTGTCATCATGCAACTCGTCTTTGCTTCTAATAACAAAAATAAAATCAAGGAAATACAACTGTTACTCACTGAATCCATTCAAATTTTAAGTCTACAAGACATTGGCTGTTCAGCCGATATTCCCGAAACAGCTGATACTATTGAAGGCAATGCCATTTTAAAAGCCAATTACGTTACTGAAAAGTTCGGGTATAATTGTTTTGCCGATGATTCGGGTTTAGAAGTACAAGCTCTAAACGGTGAGCCCGGTGTATATTCTGCACGTTATGCCGGCGAACAAAAGAACGATAATGACAATATGGATAAATTGTTGGAGGCTTTGAAAGATAAAACCAACCGAAAGGCCAATTTCAAAACAGTCATTTGTTTAAATCTAAATGGGAAACAACACCTTTTTACCGGAATCATCAACGGTAAAATTATCGAAGAAAAAACAGGAAATAATGGCTTTGGCTACGACCCGGTTTTTGTACCCGAAGGTTACGCTAAAACCTTTGCAGAGTTGACCATAACCGAGAAATCAGCCATAAGTCACCGCGGCCTAGCAGTAAAGCAATTAGTTGATTTTTTGAAATAAAAACCACGTTTCTCGACTTATCCCTAATCCCTTTCCCAATACCGATTTTGTAACTATTTAATTATCAATACGTAACAAATTAGGGTATATGGTATTTATAGCCTACCTTTGCACCCAATTTAAAATACAATATGAATAAATTTGAACAATTAGGTCTGAATGAATCGTTACTGCTGGCGATCAAAGATCTAGGATTTGAGAATCCGTCAGAAGTGCAAGAAAAAGCGATTCCGGTACTATTGGAACAAAACACTGACTTAGTAGCTTTAGCACAAACAGGAACAGGGAAAACGGCAGCATTTGGTTTTCCGCTAATTCAAAAATTAGACGCCGAAGACAGAAGTACGCAAGCGTTAATTTTATCCCCAACCCGTGAGCTTTGCTTACAAATCACCAACGAAATTAAACAATACTCAAAATATGTAAAGGGTTTACATACAGTGGCAGTTTATGGTGGTGCAAGCATTACAGAACAAGCCCGAGAGGTAAAACGTGGAGCACAAATTATTGTGGCTACTCCCGGTAGAATGCAAGACATGATTAATCGTGGTCTTGTTAACATTAAAAACATCAATTTCTGTATTCTGGACGAAGCAGACGAAATGTTAAACATGGGATTCTATGAAGATATCGTTTCGATATTATCAGACACTCCCGATGAGAAAAACACTTGGTTGTTTTCAGCCACCATGCCTGCAGAGGTAGCACGAATTGCTAAAAAATTCATGCACGATCCGGCTGAAGTAACCGTAGGAACTAAAAACTCAGGCTCAAAAACAGTATCGCACGAATTTTACTGTGTAAATGCCCGTGACCGTTACGAAGCACTGAAAAGATTAGCTGATGCTAATCCGGACATCTTCTCGGTAGTATTCTGTAGAACTAAAAGAGACACGCAAGCTGTAGCCGAAAAACTTATTGAAGACGGTTACAATGCAGCGGCTTTACACGGCGATTTATCTCAAGCACAACGTGATGGGGTTATGAAATCGTTCCGTGGACGTCAAATTCAAATGTTGGTGGCAACAGACGTTGCGGCTCGTGGAATTGACGTAGATAACATTACTCACGTAGTAAACTATCAGTTGCCGGATGAAATTGAAACCTACAATCACCGTTCTGGCCGTACAGGTCGTGCCGGTAAGTTGGGTACTTCTATCGTAATCATCACCAAAAGTGAATTGCGTAAAATCTCGGCTATCGAAAGAATCATCCAACAAAAATTCGAAGAGAAAACTATTCCTAGCGGAATTGAAATCTGCGAAATCCAATTATTACACTTAGCCAACAAAATCAAAGATACCGAGGTAGATCACGAAATTGACAACTACCTTCCGGCTATCAACGAAGTACTTGACGGTTTATCAAAAGAAGAACTAATCAAGAAAATGGTATCCGTTGAATTCAACCGATTCATTGCTTACTACAAAAAGAAACGTGACTTATCTGGTGAAAAAGGAGAAAGAAGCGAAAGAGGTTCGGAACCGAGAGAAATCAGAGCCGGAGACCCTGTTCGTTACTTTGTAAACATTGGCGCACGCGACGATTTCGATTGGATGCAGTTGAAAGATTTCTTAAAAGAAACGTTAGATTTAGGTCGCGATGACGTATTCAAAGTGGATGTAAAAGAGGGGTTCTCTTTCTTCAACACTGATGGCGAACATACTGAAAAAGTAATGTCAATACTTAACGGTTTCGATTTAAACGGAAGACGTATAAACGTTGAGATTTCTAAAAATGATGGCGGAAGTCGTGAGCGTCGTGACCACAACGGAAGAAGTAGTGGTGGTGAAAGAAGAAGCTCAGGCGGATTTGGCGGCAGAAGTTCAGCTCCAAGAAGCGGTGGCGGTAGCTTTGGCCCAAGAAAAGAAGGTGGTTTCCGTAGCGACAGAAATTCATCTCCAAGAGAAGGCGGATTCAAAAAAGAACCGGGTTCTTTTCAAAGAGAAGAAAGAGCCCCAAGACGTTCTTCTGAAGGAAATTCAGAAAGACCGGCCGGACGCTCTTTTGAAGCAGCCAAAAACAGAAGACCAAGAAGAAGTTAATACTTCTAATCTATAGCATGCCAACTCCGTTTTTACTCACCAAGTGGGATAAAAACGGAGTTTTTTTATTCCCAAATCCCAAATTCATAATTCCTAATTCGTAATTCCTAATTCTTAATTAGAACAATAGAGGTGAAAACCTTGTTTACAAAGGTGTATACTTCATTTTGTTAATTTTGTTCTAATTCTCTAAACAAACACTAAAATATCTTAAAAGAGTTTCATACTTTTAAACCATCAAAAACTGCCATGAGATATTTTACCGTTTTACTTTTTATTCTTTTCTCCTTAAGTGCCGCAGCACAAGACAATCCGATTGTTCAAAAGGTTACCGGAACCATCATCAATGACAACTCACTGTTACCCATTGCCAATGCCAATGTTATTAATGTCAATAAGGTTAAAGGAGTCGTAACTAACGGTAAAGGTTTTTTTGAATTAGAAGTCAGTGTAAGCGATACGTTGCACATTTCCATTTTAGGCTATCAATCCCTACGCATAAGAGTGACCAATGACTGGTTGAAAAACGGTACAGCCAAAATAATGCTGACCGAAAAAGCCATTGCCCTAGAAGAAGTTATCGTAAAAAAGTATGATTTAACCGGCTACCTCGAAGTAGATACCAAATTAATTCCCGAAAAAGAAAATTACCGTTACAGCATTTCCGGGCTGCCACAAGGTTATGAAGCTGGGGAAAGTTCGCCCAACGCTTTTACCCGCGTTTTAGGGTCTATCTTCAATCCCGCCGATGCACTCTATAATTTCTTTGGCAAAAAACCTAAAGAGCTCAAGAAATTAAAAGCCATGAAAAAGGATGATACCGTGCGCAATCTGTTAGAATCAAAGTTTGACAGAGAAACGATTTCAGTATTATTAGGCATAGATAAAAAAGAAATTGCTGAAATACTCCAACATTGTAATTACTCCGAATCGTTCATCAAAACCGCCAATGATTTGCAAATCATGGACGCTATCAGCGAGTGCTACGAACAGTATAAGGTCTTAAAGAAAAAGTAGTGTTCGCTTTTTTGAAAGAATATAAAAAAACACTATGGCAACTCTTTTTTGCATGGTTTTTTATATTGATGTTCAAAATTACTTTAAAATATAGTTCTTTTGACTCAAATGTTGCTTTTCTTCAAATAAAACAGACTGAAGTCAATTCGGTTTTTCTTTATCTTTTTATTTTTTATGTACATGTCTGCTCGGCTATTTTTTCCTTATTAGCTGGTTTTACACAATTTGACAACCATATTTTAATAACTAAAAAAGGGATTCATAAAGCCATAGGAAAATGCTATGTCATAGTAGTATTGTTTCTTGCAGCACCTTCCGGTTTCTTTATAGGTTTATTTGCGAATGGGGGGGTTATGCTAAAATTTCTTTTGTTGCATTGGCTGTTCTTTGGTTTTATTTCACACTAAAAGCTTTTTTAGCTATAAAAAAAGGAAACGTTAATCGGCATAAAAAGTGGATGCTGCGTAGTTTTGCTTTGGCATTTTCAGCTATAACTTTGCGCTTGTGGAAAGTCATTTTGGTATATTTGTTTCATCCGGCTCCTATGGATGTGTATCAGGTTATTGCTTGGCTGGGATGGATTCCAAATCTTATTGTGATTGAATATTATATTTTTAAAACTCAAAACCAATGAAAAAAGCAGTTGTTTTTTTAGTGTTGTTTTTCTTTTTCTCTTGTAAAAAAGAGAAACCTGAAGTGGTCGATTCTATTGTGAAAGTAGATACTAATCAAGCATTATATGGAAATTGGGTAGGCGATTTTGTTGTTGTTGAAAGCGATAGTTTAGTTGAAGAAACGGGTTATATGTTTACCAACAAAAT
Above is a genomic segment from Flavobacterium phycosphaerae containing:
- a CDS encoding aminotransferase class I/II-fold pyridoxal phosphate-dependent enzyme, which translates into the protein MVKDLFERIQNNKGPLGKWASQAEGYYVFPKLEGELGPRMQFHGKDILNWSLNDYLGLANHPEVRQADTEAAAKYGAAYPMGARMMSGHTDAHEQLEKELAAFVMKESAYLLNFGYQGIMSAIDALVTKNDIIVYDVDAHACIIDGVRLHMGKRFTYKHNDLESMEKNLQRATKMAMETGGGILFITEGVFGMRGQQGKLKEIVAMKEKYNFRLLVDDAHGFGTLGKTGAGAGEEQGCQDGIDVYFSTFAKSMASIGAFLAADKDIIDYLKYNLRSQMFAKALPMIQTVGALKRLQLLRDNPSLKDKLWENVNALQNGLKAHGFNIGDTNTCVTPVYLEGSIPEAMVMVNDLRENYGIFLSIVVYPVIPKGIILLRMIPTASHTLADIEETLTAFDAIREKLVNGTYAKLAEANVENMA
- a CDS encoding GyrI-like domain-containing protein; its protein translation is MRILKYIFLLVLLAFIGITVYVATQKGNFKVTKSSLIKARRATVFDYVNDYKNWESFGSYMIKGNTIKFIYPAKTVGAGANCSWENGSDDGAIRTVFVKENDSLSQKMNFNGSTATVSWTFKDTVGGTKVTLHSRGQLDIFTKITTFFKGGVTAILNDTFEKSLRNLDKTLDYEMKTYSIKVNGIVQRSSGFCLQQTVSCKIKSVPKNIKILMAGMVHFFKKNKLSMADKPFILYERYDVANDFVTFSVCAPTQKQVFVVPGSDVSSAEIVPFTCLKTTLVGDYSHTQEAWSKALKYIADNDLKENIAGKYTEVYVKTIDDIKQPSKWVTEIYIPVFPKAEIAEPTVLSAQPTATSSVASPNSVETP
- a CDS encoding pyrophosphohydrolase domain-containing protein: MQKQLNAVKEFHTAFGLGVSHEMRGDLGEQKNQLRFDLMKEENEEYLEAVQNNDIIEIADALGDMLYILCGTILEHGLQHKIEEVFDEIQRSNMSKLGEDGNPIYREDGKVLKGPNYFKPSFEEILK
- a CDS encoding class I SAM-dependent methyltransferase produces the protein MKTTSELRGILFRHLDGITTAPTAYSLHKKGVLAYVAEQQKVSLTQLTEKFSANEGYLNVALRVLASQGWLVQTINPKTDEVTFETNAKSTIAFSLIPLYEDVFNLMQFTEHFHPRKFEVEPFEMLNNLFQKFKANFGVQFSDDDNIRAIQEQILYHIEGNLAGPTIVMLGMTGMFHKYFMETSFRPEEFHKNPECFKEILDFLTHLNWFTKKNDHYQFTEAGLFYAKRATAYGVTVSYIPTLRKMDELLFGNPSILRNIGEHDTELHVDREMNVWGSGGAHAEYFKIVDQIIIELFNRPIAEQPKGVLDMGCGNGAFLEHMFDVIERQTNRGKMLDEHPLFLVGVDYNEAAIKVTRANLIKADIWAKVIWGDIGRPQLLAETLKEEYNIDLKELLNVRTFLDHNRIWETPRTITPNRVSSSTGAFAHRGKRISNNQVEDNLLEHLKKWAPFVEKFGLLLIELHTIAPELTANHLGKTAATAYDATHGFSDQYIVEIDVLHKIAAEAGLFSEDKVFTKFPNSDLATVSVNLLKGR
- a CDS encoding thioredoxin-like domain-containing protein, giving the protein MKKLLFGFVFCMVSLYSTAQSGYEITITMKNCKDSLAYLTFYQMDKTMIKDTCTSIKNGKIVFKGKRKLDKGIYSLVSQQKSIYFDFFIDDTTQKLELKSEVGENILTALTAVNSAMENDFFDYIRFITQQNKEFQEVKQKTVLQTKKDSLALTDLQLKFEKGIVNYEENFLAKNKGAYIADVVNIKMEKVLKEVPKTKEGKPDDVAVFTYYKKHYWDGVNFRDEGTFRNPFFYKKIKKYFDTLIPAQPDSICVEINRMMNKPEPGSLFYKLLLAHFTYAYETSEIMGLDKVFVYMSDTYFKTGKAKGTYEDDVIERIIKRADKLKPLLIGASAQDLFMIKAEDFDKMKAMGFENAKNSEEMTKVFYQNADAVNKMFVKLSDVKAAYTLLIFWDVDCSHCQKEIPKLLTVYNELLKEHKDIKIFSVYMQHEGEKYLKYIADHQLPWINVYDGAHYNNAVEKYDVFSTPVIYLLDKDKIIRGKRISVDSLKNLISDLEKGK